Proteins encoded together in one Candidatus Babeliales bacterium window:
- a CDS encoding DUF58 domain-containing protein yields the protein MISADIAQKVKELEIHTRRILSGSNIGGFKSRQKGFGFEFDQLRSYQYGDDVRLIDWKSSARTPDNLLVRQYFEERNRTFMICLDVSCSTYFGSGDVLKQDVMKQIAGVLSLAAEWGKDKVGLIIFSDQVEKVIPPARGSKHVQKLLTELFSYKQTGKKTDLNVLFDYVASRVAKRSVVFVISDFIADDFEKTLKKTLFDKEVIAISCHDKQEEKMSDVGLVWMQDSESGSLVLVNTASNKKLGIISGLQQRLQDQKKILKKSGVDLLSLQAQGQFMHELIMFFQKRMM from the coding sequence ATGATTTCGGCAGACATAGCTCAAAAAGTTAAAGAGTTAGAAATTCATACGCGACGTATTTTGAGCGGATCAAATATTGGTGGTTTCAAGTCACGACAAAAAGGATTTGGCTTTGAATTTGATCAGCTTAGATCGTATCAGTATGGAGATGATGTTCGTTTAATTGATTGGAAAAGTTCTGCGCGCACTCCTGATAATCTTTTAGTTCGACAATACTTTGAAGAACGCAATCGAACATTTATGATCTGCCTTGATGTTTCCTGCTCAACTTATTTTGGTTCTGGTGACGTTTTAAAACAAGATGTCATGAAACAAATTGCCGGAGTTTTATCACTTGCTGCCGAGTGGGGCAAGGATAAAGTTGGTTTAATTATTTTTTCAGATCAGGTTGAAAAAGTAATCCCTCCTGCTAGGGGCTCAAAGCACGTTCAAAAATTACTTACAGAGCTATTTTCTTATAAGCAGACTGGTAAAAAAACTGATTTAAATGTATTATTTGATTATGTGGCATCTCGCGTTGCAAAACGATCGGTCGTTTTTGTAATTTCAGATTTTATAGCTGACGACTTTGAAAAAACATTGAAAAAAACTTTGTTTGATAAAGAAGTAATTGCAATCTCTTGTCATGACAAGCAAGAAGAAAAAATGAGCGATGTTGGACTTGTTTGGATGCAGGATAGTGAATCTGGCAGTCTGGTACTGGTAAATACTGCGAGTAATAAAAAATTAGGTATTATCAGTGGCTTGCAACAACGTTTGCAAGATCAAAAAAAAATATTGAAAAAATCAGGTGTTGATCTATTGAGCTTGCAAGCTCAAGGTCAGTTTATGCATGAATTGATCATGTTTTTTCAAAAACGAATGATGTAG
- a CDS encoding HU family DNA-binding protein produces MNKTKLIDALSEETTFSKKDIARVLDSLVRVIERCLKKGEKVSITGFGSFWISERSARKGINPATKQKINIPSVTVPKFKAGKNLREVVRKVQF; encoded by the coding sequence ATGAACAAGACCAAATTAATCGACGCTTTAAGCGAAGAAACGACCTTTAGCAAAAAAGATATTGCTCGTGTTTTAGACTCATTAGTTCGTGTTATCGAACGATGTCTAAAAAAAGGTGAAAAAGTATCAATCACAGGCTTCGGAAGCTTCTGGATTTCAGAGCGTTCAGCTCGCAAAGGAATCAATCCAGCAACAAAACAAAAAATCAACATTCCGAGCGTAACTGTACCTAAATTTAAAGCTGGCAAAAACCTACGTGAAGTAGTGCGCAAAGTTCAATTTTAA
- the serS gene encoding serine--tRNA ligase — MIDLAELRKNPQQFTQEVLKKDPSFNISLLISLDIQFRQLSQEVELLRKEKNDLAKNITGAVSPEVRQRSIEIGKQLKEQEQVLTSLEKDFSELYLACPNIMHEIVPVGGKLQNKEVRTIGSKADFDFTPKDHVTLGNDLGWFDFSTAAKIAGSNFALYKGDAVKLMYALTRLMMQNNVKHGFEPILPPYLVNTKSLEASGQLPKFADGVYKIENEDLYLIPTSEVSLLNYYRDNIFEPNDLPKRLTSWTSCFRREAGTYGSAERGLIRIHQFEKVELVSFTKPENSYDELERMIACGEDILKQLGLHYRVMLLAAQDCSFQAAMTYDLEVWMPGQGSYYEVSSASNCTDFQSRRAKIRYRDQVGGKTEYAHTLNASSLALPRLMVALMETYQQKDGSIKLPECLLQQGW, encoded by the coding sequence GTGATTGATTTAGCAGAACTTCGAAAAAATCCACAGCAGTTTACACAAGAAGTTTTAAAAAAAGATCCTTCTTTCAACATTTCTTTGCTGATATCTTTAGATATTCAATTTCGACAACTTTCCCAAGAAGTCGAACTGCTCAGAAAAGAAAAAAATGATCTTGCTAAAAATATTACCGGAGCTGTTTCTCCAGAAGTTCGTCAGCGTTCTATTGAAATTGGAAAACAGCTAAAAGAGCAAGAGCAAGTGCTTACAAGCCTGGAAAAAGATTTTTCAGAACTCTATCTTGCTTGCCCAAATATTATGCATGAAATAGTTCCCGTTGGCGGCAAACTTCAAAATAAAGAAGTTCGTACCATAGGATCTAAAGCAGATTTTGATTTTACTCCAAAAGATCACGTGACTTTAGGAAATGATCTTGGTTGGTTTGATTTTTCTACAGCTGCAAAAATTGCTGGCTCTAACTTTGCTTTGTACAAAGGCGACGCTGTTAAATTAATGTACGCATTGACTCGCTTGATGATGCAAAATAACGTTAAGCATGGCTTTGAACCAATTCTACCTCCTTATTTAGTTAACACAAAATCACTTGAAGCATCAGGTCAATTGCCAAAATTTGCTGATGGTGTTTATAAAATTGAAAACGAAGATTTATATCTTATTCCGACATCAGAAGTAAGTTTGTTAAATTACTATCGTGACAATATTTTTGAACCAAACGATTTGCCAAAGCGTTTAACATCATGGACCAGCTGTTTCCGTCGTGAAGCTGGAACATACGGTTCTGCAGAGCGTGGTTTAATTCGCATTCATCAATTCGAAAAAGTCGAATTAGTTTCTTTTACGAAGCCTGAAAATTCTTACGATGAACTTGAACGCATGATTGCGTGTGGTGAAGATATTTTAAAACAGCTTGGGCTCCACTATCGTGTGATGCTCCTTGCTGCGCAAGATTGTTCTTTCCAGGCTGCTATGACGTATGATCTTGAAGTATGGATGCCTGGTCAAGGCAGCTACTACGAAGTGTCATCAGCAAGTAACTGCACCGATTTTCAATCACGTCGTGCAAAAATTCGCTATCGTGACCAAGTTGGTGGTAAAACAGAATACGCACATACATTAAACGCATCTTCACTGGCTCTTCCTCGTTTGATGGTAGCGCTTATGGAAACCTATCAACAAAAAGATGGATCAATCAAATTACCTGAGTGTTTATTGCAGCAAGGATGGTAG
- a CDS encoding TatD family hydrolase: MLIETHCHMNLMFRDFSKNDQFKPLTPQEIEVCKNILDQAKDNQVEIVINVGTNLVESLLCIEIAKHFENCFATIGLHPNDADEVWPLTIQKFKHLLVQKKDLKIVGIGECGIDKHYPDYDLERQQDVFHEQIQLALENNLALIVHSRDADQETYQVLAQYKNEPNLKGTIHCFSSDENYAQKYIDLGFVLGVGGTVTYPKNKILRDVAKSIPLEKIIFETDAPFLPPQIIRGKPNTPAQIKTIAEFVAELRNEPLEKVMEVTAQTTKNLFGL, translated from the coding sequence ATGCTAATTGAAACACACTGCCACATGAACCTTATGTTCCGTGATTTTTCAAAAAATGATCAATTTAAACCTTTAACACCTCAAGAAATAGAAGTTTGCAAAAATATTTTGGACCAAGCCAAAGACAATCAAGTTGAAATTGTTATCAACGTTGGCACCAATTTAGTTGAAAGTTTACTGTGCATTGAAATTGCAAAACATTTCGAAAATTGCTTTGCAACTATTGGGCTTCATCCAAATGATGCAGATGAAGTTTGGCCGCTCACCATTCAAAAATTTAAACATTTACTTGTGCAAAAAAAAGATTTAAAAATTGTTGGTATTGGTGAATGTGGTATTGATAAACATTATCCAGATTACGATCTTGAGCGTCAGCAAGACGTTTTTCACGAGCAAATACAACTCGCTCTGGAAAACAATCTTGCTTTAATTGTTCATAGCCGTGACGCAGACCAAGAAACATATCAAGTACTTGCGCAGTATAAAAATGAACCAAATCTTAAAGGCACGATTCATTGTTTTTCATCAGATGAAAACTACGCCCAAAAATATATCGATTTAGGTTTTGTCTTGGGAGTTGGTGGCACCGTTACCTATCCTAAAAATAAAATTTTACGAGATGTCGCAAAATCGATTCCTCTTGAGAAAATTATTTTTGAAACAGATGCGCCATTTTTGCCACCACAAATTATTCGCGGAAAACCAAATACACCCGCTCAGATTAAAACCATTGCAGAGTTTGTGGCTGAGCTACGAAACGAACCTTTAGAAAAAGTTATGGAAGTCACAGCGCAAACAACCAAGAATTTATTTGGATTGTAA